A DNA window from Streptomyces canus contains the following coding sequences:
- a CDS encoding circularly permuted type 2 ATP-grasp protein — protein MADIFDAYALADAWDEMFERPGEVRTAYEPVLAALQPIEPSELRFRADQMARAFTDRGVTYAFAGEERPWPLDLVPRILDALEWDLVQRGVSQRVRALEAYLADAYGPARAFEDGVVPWRLLLNSPHFHRAAHGLEPTGGVRIHVAGIDLVRDEQGDFRVLEDNVRVPSGVSYVIENRRAMTRVFPSLFAEQHVLPVDGYAQKLLAALRAAAPDGVQDPRVVVLTPGPSNAAYFEHALLARLMGVQLVEGHDLVCRSNRVWMRTTRGEVPVHVVYRRLDDDFLDPLHFRPDSVIGCPGILGAATAGHVTLANAVGNGIADDKLLYTYVPDLIRYYLSEEPILPNVESFRPDEPGQLEAVLDQIDRLVVKPVDGAGGQGIVIGPKADRETLERTREAVRKDPRGFIAQRPVALSTSPTLAGERMAPRHIDLRPFAVNDGNDIWVLPGGLTRVALQEGNLIVNSSQGGGSKDTWVLAEGPAEPPTPANGTALLDIAPRQHGPDGNPTVVQEGAQQ, from the coding sequence ATGGCGGACATATTTGACGCATACGCGTTGGCCGACGCATGGGACGAGATGTTCGAGCGGCCGGGTGAGGTCAGGACCGCCTACGAGCCGGTGCTGGCCGCACTCCAGCCGATCGAACCGAGTGAACTCAGGTTCCGGGCCGATCAGATGGCCCGGGCGTTCACCGACCGGGGCGTGACCTACGCCTTCGCGGGCGAGGAGCGGCCCTGGCCGCTGGACCTCGTGCCCAGGATCCTCGACGCCCTCGAATGGGATCTCGTACAACGCGGGGTGAGCCAGAGAGTCAGAGCCCTGGAGGCCTACCTCGCCGACGCCTACGGACCCGCCCGTGCCTTCGAGGACGGGGTCGTGCCCTGGCGGCTGCTGCTGAACTCCCCGCACTTCCACCGCGCCGCGCACGGGCTGGAGCCCACGGGCGGCGTCCGCATCCATGTCGCCGGTATCGACCTGGTCCGGGACGAACAGGGGGACTTCCGGGTCCTGGAGGACAACGTCCGGGTTCCCAGCGGCGTGTCGTACGTCATCGAGAACCGGCGCGCCATGACCCGCGTCTTCCCGTCGCTCTTCGCCGAGCAGCATGTGCTTCCCGTCGACGGCTACGCGCAGAAGCTGCTCGCCGCCCTGCGCGCCGCCGCGCCCGACGGCGTCCAGGACCCCCGGGTCGTGGTCCTGACCCCTGGGCCCAGCAACGCCGCCTACTTCGAACACGCCCTGCTCGCCCGGCTGATGGGCGTGCAGCTGGTCGAGGGGCACGACCTGGTGTGCCGGAGCAACCGGGTGTGGATGCGCACGACACGCGGAGAAGTGCCCGTCCACGTCGTATACCGGCGCCTGGACGACGACTTCCTCGATCCGCTCCACTTCCGCCCCGACTCGGTGATCGGCTGCCCGGGCATCCTCGGCGCGGCCACGGCGGGCCATGTCACGCTCGCCAACGCGGTCGGCAACGGCATCGCGGACGACAAGCTGCTCTACACCTACGTCCCGGACCTGATCCGTTACTACCTCTCAGAGGAACCGATTCTTCCCAATGTGGAGTCCTTCCGGCCCGACGAACCCGGCCAGCTCGAGGCCGTCCTCGACCAGATCGACCGGCTCGTCGTGAAGCCCGTCGACGGGGCCGGCGGCCAGGGCATCGTCATCGGGCCGAAGGCCGACCGCGAAACCCTGGAGAGGACCCGTGAGGCCGTCCGCAAGGATCCCCGCGGTTTCATCGCCCAGCGCCCCGTCGCCTTGTCCACCTCTCCCACCCTCGCGGGCGAACGCATGGCGCCCCGCCACATCGACCTGCGGCCCTTCGCCGTCAACGACGGCAACGACATCTGGGTCCTGCCCGGCGGCCTGACCCGGGTCGCCCTCCAGGAGGGCAACCTGATCGTCAACTCCAGCCAGGGCGGCGGCTCCAAGGACACCTGGGTGCTCGCCGAGGGCCCCGCGGAGCCGCCCACGCCTGCCAACGGGACTGCCCTCCTGGACATCGCCCCGCGTCAGCACGGTCCCGACGGTAACCCCACCGTCGTACAGGAAGGGGCCCAGCAGTGA
- a CDS encoding transglutaminase family protein, whose amino-acid sequence MTATPASRRLRIKHTTKVSYAQPVASSHNEVRMTPLTLPAQTTLDARVTVNPTTPTWSYWDYWGTQVTGFDLMDPHGHLTITASSLVETSRPEPLPAAPTWDEVAERIAGSRLLEFASPTGRTTVPPKLIKKARKAAAGLDPHETAVAVSALVADRVSYLPGATSVNTSPAEAWEQGAGVCQDITHLTVALLRGAGLPARYVSGYLHPERDAELHRPVAGESHAWIEYWAGDWCGYDPTNRVRADESHVVVARGRDYDDVTPHKGIYRGVPGGSPEVTVEFTRVA is encoded by the coding sequence ATGACCGCCACCCCCGCGTCCCGCCGCCTCCGGATCAAGCACACCACGAAGGTCTCGTACGCCCAGCCCGTGGCCTCGTCCCACAACGAGGTCCGCATGACCCCGCTGACCCTGCCCGCCCAGACCACCCTGGACGCCCGGGTCACCGTCAACCCGACCACGCCCACCTGGTCCTACTGGGACTACTGGGGCACCCAGGTCACCGGCTTCGATCTGATGGACCCGCACGGCCATCTCACCATCACGGCCTCCAGCCTGGTCGAGACGTCCCGGCCGGAGCCGCTGCCGGCCGCGCCCACGTGGGACGAGGTGGCCGAACGCATCGCGGGGTCCCGCCTGTTGGAGTTCGCGAGCCCCACGGGCCGTACCACGGTCCCGCCGAAGCTGATCAAGAAGGCCCGGAAGGCGGCGGCCGGCCTCGACCCGCACGAGACGGCGGTCGCGGTGTCGGCGCTGGTCGCCGACCGGGTGTCGTACCTCCCCGGCGCGACCAGCGTGAACACCTCCCCCGCGGAGGCCTGGGAGCAGGGCGCCGGCGTCTGCCAGGACATCACCCATCTCACCGTCGCCCTGCTGCGGGGTGCCGGCCTCCCGGCCCGCTATGTCTCCGGCTACCTCCACCCGGAACGCGACGCCGAACTCCACCGGCCCGTCGCCGGGGAGAGCCACGCCTGGATCGAGTACTGGGCGGGCGACTGGTGCGGCTACGACCCCACCAACCGCGTCCGCGCCGACGAGTCCCACGTGGTGGTGGCCCGGGGGCGCGACTACGACGACGTGACGCCCCACAAGGGCATCTACCGGGGCGTGCCCGGCGGATCGCCGGAGGTCACGGTGGAGTTCACGCGGGTGGCGTGA
- a CDS encoding alpha-E domain-containing protein — translation MNDVILSRIAEALTWTGRYVERADNTGRILDAYLHRLLDDPWRDEDVACRSLYAILGVDAGGTRVDMQQVLDQLAFDARSTCSIEGALGAARLNARSAREAVSSEMWECLNSTWHALADQRLAARRTGPYAYLELVRRRAALFFGLADSTMSRDDSWRFVVLGRSLERVDMTVRLLSVRVLDAAHAPDWPTLLSASGADEAYARVYGGFGDTPRVAEFLLLDRDFPRSALHALTTAEECLTALGRPRQDPARRPIGRMRTRLEYLDLHALEEQLPLLLGDLQTACMASAEAVAERFFPYQGPVEWAQEGA, via the coding sequence GTGAACGACGTGATCCTCTCGCGGATAGCCGAGGCACTGACCTGGACCGGCCGTTACGTCGAGCGGGCGGACAACACCGGCCGCATTCTCGACGCCTACCTCCACCGGCTGCTGGACGACCCGTGGCGCGACGAGGACGTGGCCTGCCGGTCGCTGTACGCGATCCTCGGCGTCGACGCGGGCGGCACCCGTGTCGACATGCAGCAGGTCCTCGACCAGCTCGCCTTCGACGCCCGCTCGACCTGCTCCATCGAGGGTGCCCTCGGCGCGGCCCGGCTGAACGCCCGCAGCGCCCGTGAGGCCGTCTCCTCGGAGATGTGGGAGTGCCTGAACTCCACCTGGCACGCGCTGGCCGACCAGCGGCTCGCGGCCCGCCGTACGGGCCCCTACGCCTATCTGGAACTCGTACGGCGGCGCGCGGCGCTCTTCTTCGGGCTCGCCGACTCCACCATGAGCCGCGACGACAGCTGGCGTTTCGTGGTGCTGGGCCGCAGCCTGGAGCGGGTGGACATGACCGTACGGCTGCTGTCGGTCCGGGTCCTGGACGCGGCCCACGCGCCCGACTGGCCGACCCTGCTGAGCGCCTCGGGCGCCGACGAGGCGTACGCGCGCGTGTACGGCGGTTTCGGCGACACCCCGCGCGTCGCCGAGTTCCTGCTCCTGGACCGCGACTTCCCGCGCTCCGCGCTGCACGCGCTGACGACGGCGGAGGAGTGCCTGACCGCGCTCGGCCGGCCCCGCCAGGACCCCGCGCGCCGCCCGATCGGCCGGATGCGCACCCGTCTCGAATACCTCGACCTGCACGCCCTGGAGGAGCAACTCCCTTTGCTGCTCGGGGACCTGCAAACCGCCTGCATGGCCTCCGCGGAGGCGGTGGCGGAGCGGTTCTTCCCGTACCAGGGGCCCGTCGAGTGGGCCCAGGAAGGAGCGTGA
- a CDS encoding helix-turn-helix transcriptional regulator → MAGLRADDHPHGADRLCEAGDRVYSRAVRRGRVPRADAEPVPCLLELALLHPDPDDMDWLVPTAPQEVMTRLLRGVYDEVSTSQQRVGAAVAAVERYAGLGPSVVPGAGEGTAIRVLDGLSRIQAAMDEATEACTTEVLTVQPGGIRPEHELTEGLHRALALRGRGVRMRDLYTHVARHGQGLLNYLELMGGTVQARTLDEVIDRLILFDRTVAFIPANADRTLALELRHPALVEYLVTVFERLWRLAIPLTAPLPDTGIEGISHREQSIAALLAEGHQDAVIAERLGISVRTCRAHIARLSETLGAASRTQLGVRIAQVGLDGPTAVGSITLPGQESRTVR, encoded by the coding sequence ATGGCCGGGCTCAGGGCGGACGACCATCCACACGGTGCCGACCGGCTGTGCGAGGCCGGGGACCGGGTGTACTCCCGGGCCGTACGGCGCGGCCGCGTGCCGCGAGCCGACGCCGAGCCGGTGCCCTGTCTGCTGGAACTGGCCCTGCTGCACCCGGACCCCGACGACATGGACTGGCTGGTGCCGACGGCACCGCAGGAGGTCATGACCCGGCTGCTGCGCGGCGTCTACGACGAGGTCAGCACGAGCCAGCAGCGGGTGGGGGCGGCCGTCGCGGCGGTGGAGCGGTACGCCGGTCTGGGGCCCAGCGTCGTGCCGGGCGCCGGTGAGGGGACCGCGATCCGGGTCCTCGACGGCCTCTCGCGGATCCAGGCCGCGATGGACGAGGCCACCGAGGCGTGCACGACGGAGGTCCTCACCGTCCAGCCCGGCGGCATCCGTCCCGAGCACGAGTTGACGGAGGGCCTGCACCGGGCGCTGGCGCTGCGCGGCCGGGGCGTGCGGATGCGGGACCTGTACACCCATGTGGCCCGGCACGGCCAAGGGCTCCTGAACTACCTGGAGTTGATGGGCGGCACGGTTCAGGCGCGGACGCTGGACGAGGTCATCGACCGGCTCATCCTCTTCGACCGCACGGTGGCCTTCATCCCCGCGAACGCCGACCGCACCCTCGCACTGGAGCTGCGGCACCCGGCGCTGGTGGAGTACCTGGTCACGGTCTTCGAGCGGCTGTGGCGGCTGGCGATCCCCCTCACCGCCCCCCTGCCCGACACCGGCATCGAGGGCATCTCCCATCGCGAGCAGTCCATCGCCGCACTGCTGGCGGAAGGCCACCAGGACGCGGTGATCGCGGAACGGCTGGGGATCAGCGTGCGCACCTGCCGGGCCCATATCGCGCGACTGTCGGAGACGCTCGGGGCGGCCAGCCGTACGCAACTGGGTGTCCGGATAGCGCAGGTGGGCCTGGACGGCCCGACGGCCGTGGGCTCGATCACGCTCCCCGGTCAAGAATCCCGGACCGTCCGATGA